In Mangifera indica cultivar Alphonso chromosome 1, CATAS_Mindica_2.1, whole genome shotgun sequence, a single genomic region encodes these proteins:
- the LOC123218062 gene encoding probable long-chain-alcohol O-fatty-acyltransferase 7 — translation MVRSRTSFRWNLVVTSILRSTVYTPIRRVSNHLIGRTLAPLPAVIAAFVVLGLMHEILFYYLTRAPPTWEVTSFFILHGMCVIMEVAVKRVLTDKWQLHPVVTGPLVVFVAVTSVWLFWPQLLRNGVDGRAIREFFCTIDFVKNKFYR, via the exons ATGGTGAGATCAAGAACTTCATTCAG GTGGAATCTCGTGGTTACAAGTATTTTACGCTCCACTGTGTACACTCCTATACGACGGGTTTCTAATCACCTGATTGGGCGCACATTGGCTCCTCTTCCAGCTGTTATTGCGGCATTTGTGGTGTTGGGTTTGATGCACGAGATACTATTCTATTATCTAACACGTGCACCTCCCACGTGGGAGGTGACCTCATTTTTTATCCTACACGGTATGTGTGTGATCATGGAGGTGGCAGTAAAGAGGGTATTGACAGACAAGTGGCAGTTACACCCTGTGGTTACAGGGCCTCTGGTGGTGTTTGTGGCCGTGACTAGCGTTTGGCTGTTTTGGCCGCAACTATTGAGGAACGGTGTGGATGGCAGAGCCATAAGGGAGTTCTTCTGTACAATAGACTTCGTTAAGAACAAATTCTATCGATGA